TGCGCTCAAGCTGAGACGCGACAGCATCTCCGCTTTGACCACCCGGGAGGTTCAGATCCTGGATCTCATCTGCAAGGGGACGCAGAACAAGATCATCGCCGACAAGCTGCATCTTTCCGAGAATACCGTGAAGGTTCACGTCCGCAACATCTACAAGAAGATGAACGTGCGAAACCGCACGGAAGCGGCATCCCGCTTCTTCAATGAGCATCCCGCCGGCGAAGACGACATGTCCGGCCGCTGGCGCAATTGATCTAGCGCTTTTGCTTCAGGTCGAGGGACGCGCAAAGCAGCGCGATTTTTGTCCGAAGCCGCTTGGAGAGCAGATATAGGGCGCTGAGCCGTGATAGGCTGCGGTGCGGACCGTCGGCGTAGCCGGGCGCTCGGCCCGGTTTACCGGAAAGGCGTAGGCCTTCGAGACGCGCGGCGCCTCGATCCCGCCGATGTTCTTTTTCGCGACGACCGCGATATCGTCGTCAACGACCGTGCAAGCCGTCGTTCCGATCGCAAGAAGTGCCGTTCCCCAGACGAACATCGCCGAGCGGAGGCGCCAGCCTTTGAGCTGCGTTGCGTCTTGTTTTTTCAACATACCAAACCCCTCGCATATGGCGCTTCCGGATGCAAGACCGGCGGTGCGGTTGAGCTCGGCCAATCTGCTGCGTTCCCTCATATATTAGCTGGATTGAGTGAAGCTTGAGAAGGCGGATGAGAGGCGTATTGGTGGTATAGCGTTGAAAGTGATTAATCATTTGTTACTTTAAGTATACTTGCGTAATTACTTTGGATGGTTGGAGTTTTTCAAGTTGACCTCGCCTGCGTTCGTTGTATTATTTTAATAGTAATTCGGTATCCGAAGAGTAACTACAAAGTTATTCATGGGTGGACGCTCAGTTTTATGAATATCGAGTGCGGATAACGGATGCATGCAGTGCATAAATAAAACAAAAGACTAAATACCTGGGAAGGAGTTTGTAATGCGTAGTTTCGTTCCCAACGAAGGCTATTCTAAAGTATCAGGCATACCGGTGCTCCAAGGGCGACGCACCGTCCTTGTGAATGGCGGGGGCGGCTTCCTCGGTTCGCATCTCTGCGAAAGGCTCCTGCAGCGCGGCCACAGCGTCACATGCCTCGATAATTTTTCGACCGGCCGCCGTGCGAATGTCGCTCATCTTGCATCGAACACCCGCTTCCGCATCGTCGAGCATGATGTTAGGCAGCCCTTCGATATCGAAGCATCGCTCATCTTCAATTTCGCCTCCCCCGCCTCTCCGCCCGATTATCAGCGGGATCCTGTGGGAACGCTGCTCACCAACGTGCTTGGTGCCGTCAATACCCTTGATTGCGCGCGAAAGACCGGTGCGATCGTCGTCCAGTCGTCGACGTCGGAGGTTTATGGCGACCCGATCCACAGCCCGCAGCACGAATCCTATTGCGGCAATGTCAACCCGATCGGACCGCGCGGCTGTTACGACGAAGGCAAGCGCAGCGCCGAAACGCTGTTCTTCGATTACCACAGGACTTACGGTGTCGACATCAAGGTCGGCCGCATCTTCAACACCTATGGACCCCGCATGCGCCTGGACG
The Rhizobium leguminosarum DNA segment above includes these coding regions:
- a CDS encoding UDP-glucuronic acid decarboxylase family protein; this translates as MRSFVPNEGYSKVSGIPVLQGRRTVLVNGGGGFLGSHLCERLLQRGHSVTCLDNFSTGRRANVAHLASNTRFRIVEHDVRQPFDIEASLIFNFASPASPPDYQRDPVGTLLTNVLGAVNTLDCARKTGAIVVQSSTSEVYGDPIHSPQHESYCGNVNPIGPRGCYDEGKRSAETLFFDYHRTYGVDIKVGRIFNTYGPRMRLDDGRVVSNFIVQALRNADLTIYGDGQQTRSFCYVDDLIEGFLRFSAAGSACNGPINLGNPAEMTVRRLAEIIRDLTNSRSRIVHLPAVTDDPRQRRPDISRAMAELGWQPRIGLEAGLARTVDYFDGLLAGTEKAEVV